A region of Lathamus discolor isolate bLatDis1 chromosome 18, bLatDis1.hap1, whole genome shotgun sequence DNA encodes the following proteins:
- the C18H1orf216 gene encoding UPF0500 protein C1orf216 homolog codes for MFAVCPAANAPFRQGRGGPALDTATPGAGHGQDSNSNFVGEVCDSNENWSRAVPGSAPEESSRRSETTANPSDNLLLLMHRQMAQGRPAGPPLSLGAARPQPPEQGVRSPPEGAEVDGAGGQSAGTEEAGGGYGKSLSSPVEDNGYGSSSLSIDSPESACGSTWDPPTSVPIPRSPPQAGASEPEPGTLFPVLAAAVQHLQDKERFKEREKEKHHIQLVMYRRLALLRWIHGLQQKVVDQQNRLQESFDTILDNRKELIRCMQHGPVCPAGAAAASP; via the coding sequence ATGTTTGCTGTCTGCCCTGCGGCAAATGCCCCGTTCCGGCAGGGCCGGGGGGGCCCAGCGCTGGACACGGCCACCCCAGGGGCCGGGCATGGACAGGATTCCAACTCCAACTTCGTGGGAGAGGTTTGTGACAGCAACGAGAACTGGAGCCGGGCAGTGCCGGGCTCCGCGCCGGAGGAGAGCTCCAGGCGGAGCGAAACCACGGCAAATCCATCGGATAATCTGCTGTTATTAATGCACAGACAGATGGCCCAGGGCCGGCCCGCGGGCCCCCCCCTGAGCCTGGGCGCTGCGCGGCCGCAGCCCCCCGAGCAGGGGGTGCGCAGCCCCCCCGAGGGAGCGGAGGTCGATGGGGCTGGGGGCCAAAGCGCTGGCACCGAGGAGGCAGGCGGGGGCTACGGCAAGTCCCTGAGCTCCCCCGTGGAGGACAATGGCTACGgcagcagctccctcagcaTCGACAGCCCCGAAAGCGCCTGCGGGAGCACTTGGGACCCTCCTAcctctgtccccatccccaggagCCCACCGCAGGCAGGGGCGTCCGAGCCTGAGCCGGGGACCCTCTTCCCGGTGCTGGCAGCGGCCGTGCAGCACCTCCAGGACAAGGAGCGCTTCAAGGAGCGGGAGAAGGAGAAGCACCACATCCAGCTGGTGATGTACCGGCGCCTGGCCCTGCTGCGCTGGATCCACGGCCTCCAGCAGAAAGTCGTGGACCAGCAGAACCGGCTGCAGGAGAGTTTCGACACCATCCTGGATAACCGCAAGGAGCTCATCCGTTGCATGCAGCACGGCCCCGTGTGCCCCGCCGGCGCGGCCGCCGCCAGCCCATGA